DNA from Mustela erminea isolate mMusErm1 chromosome 18, mMusErm1.Pri, whole genome shotgun sequence:
CTCTGCCTGCAGCTAATTGACAGGGCCACCAGCCCTCGAGATGAGGATGATGCCAAGGGAGACAGCACATGCCTGGAGGAGAGCTGGAAGGAACTGAGCCTTCTCAAGGCCACACCACGTCAGCAGGCCCGGAGCCCACCTGCTGCTCTCAGCCAGCCCGTGGCACTCCCTGCCCCGTCGCCGGCTGCCCCACGTGAGTGGCACCCCTTCCCCTCCGGCCTGGGTGGATCCCCCTCTGGTAGTCCCATTTGGGAGATGGAACCCAGGTTCTGTATTGACTGACTGTGACCTGGACAAGTCCCTGCTCCGCCAGAACTGTGGCTTATTGGCATGTTTTACAGTGAACTGTTTTCTCTGCCCTCCTAAGCTCCGGGGTTGTGCCAAGTCTCCTGCCACTGAGACATGGGTAGAGCTCTCTTGGCTCCTGATGGGGTCTGCTAATGTGGTCCCTGACCCCTTCGTTCTGCAGAGGGGCCCACAGACACCCGTCCTCAGATGTCGCCTCCGCTTAGCTCCCCAGCACCGCTGTGCCTGACGTTCCAGGAGAAGCTGCTGGTATTCGAGCGGGACCACGTGACCATCCCAGCGGCCCACATCGCTCTGGCCAAACAGCTGGCCGGCGACATTGCCCTTGAGCTGCAGGCTTACTTGAGGAACAAGTTCCCGGAACTGCCCTTCGGGGCGCTGGTGCCCAGTGGGCCGCTCTATGACGGGCTGCAGGCAGGGGCGGCCGACCGTGTGTGTCTGCTGGTTCCCGTGGTGCTCGAGGAGGGCTTGTGGAGCCTGGTGCCTGGGCTGGACACTGTGGCCAGGGACCCTCGCTGCTGGGCTGTGCGCAGGACTCAGCTGGAGTTCCGTCCCCGCGGGAGCAGCCCCTGGGACCGCTTCCTGGTGGGTGGCTACCTCTCTTCCCGCGTCCTGCTGGAGCTGCTCCGCAAGGCCCTGGCCTCCTCCGTCAACTGGCCGGCCATCGGCGGCCTCCTCGGGTGCCTGATCCGGCCCAGCGTGGCCTCGGAGGAGCTGCTGCTCGAGGTGCAGCACGAGCGCCTGGAGCTCACGGTCACCGTGCTGCTGGCGGTCCCTGCTGCTGCCACCGAAGATCCCTTCCTTCTGGCCTGGCCCCTGGAGGGGCTGGCTGGGAACCTGTGGCTGCAGGACTGGTATCCCGCAGAGGCTGCCAGGCTGCGGGCCCTGGATGACCGCGACGCCGGGACCCGCCGGCGGCTGCTGCGGCTGCTGTGCGGGGTCTGCCGCGGCCACCCGGCCCTGGGGCGGCTGGACCGGTGCCACCTGAGCCAGGTGGTGCTGCGCTTGGGGGAGGCCGAGGCAGACTGGGCCGAGGCGGCCTTGGGGGAGCGCTTCCTGCAGGCCCTGGAGGCACTCATCGACAGCCTGGCGCGGGCCAGCCTGCCCTGCCACTTCAACCCTGGCGTGAACCTCTTCGGCAGCCTGCGAGCAGAGGAGATCGACGACCTGGGATTCGCGCTGTACAGCGGCCTGCAGGCCCCCGAGTGGCTGTTCTagctgggtggggatggggcagcTGGCAGGCATTCCGACGCGGGTGAGCGGGGAGCACCTCCCCTCCGGGCCTTTGGAGAGCACTTTCCCTCCTGCTTTAGCCAGAGTGAAAGAGGGTGCGTTCTGTGAGCCCATGGGATTAGCATGCATGTGGGCAGCGGTCACGGGAGCCCCCCACCTCTCAGTCCCTGAGAGCTCAGCTGGCTGTCCCCAGAGGCAGCCCACAGCACCGGCCACGCACACATGTCCCGTCAGCCCTCGGgctgccccaggaccttgggcCTGGTCCTTCGTCACCAGCAGTGAACGCACGGACAGAACACGGCTTCTGCTGTCCTAGGCAGGGGATAAAGGCAGCTCCGTTTTCTGCCCAGAGGGTGAGTTAGTGCTTTCCTCGGGTGCCAGCTCCAGGCATCTCGAGGCTTCCGGTGCTGGATGCTAAAGACTGTGTGTTTGTTTCGTCCGCCAGGGGCCGGAGTCACCTGCTACCCTGTCCCCCCACCGGATTGCAGCTCTGGGGCGGATTTGAAGGCTGTGTCTCCTGATGCCACCTGCGTGTCCAGGTGGCTTGTCGCGCTGTTCCCTCTAGCCTGGAGCAGGGCTCAGTCTGACGTACTGCCCACCTCGTGCCTCTGGGGAAGGCCCCTTTCTCTCCACCTGGGCTGTTGCTCTTTGGGAAGCAGAGGCCcctgggagggtggagggagcagaggtTCCCTGTGCTGCCCACCTTGCCTGGAACCAAGGATGCCCCACAGCCAGGGAGCAGAGGTCAtgccccgccctccccaccccacccacccagagAGGCCACTGGGGCAAGCCTGGCCTCCACAGTGCCACCATGAACTGCTTCCTGCTGAGTTCTCACTAAAGCCTGGCATGGGGGCCAGGGAGTTCTGCCTTGCCTCCCAGGTGTCCTTTCTGGCTTTGGTATCCTTCTTGCTGAAGCAAAGCTATGCCTCAAAGAATGTGagtaagaataaaaggaaaacttcctatATCTGTGTGATTGGGGCTGGGCTCTTATACACAGCTCTTTGGAGTTCTGGAAGCTCAGCCACAGGTCTTGGGACCAGCCTGGAGAAGtgagggtttatttttaaatttttattttattattatttttaagattttatttatttatttaacagacagatcacaagtaggcagagaggcaggcagagagagagagagagagagggaaacaggctccccactgagcagagcccgatgcgggcctccatcccaggaccttgggatcatgacctgagctgaaggcagaggctcaacccactgagccacccaggtgccccagaaatgagGGTTTAATTGGAAAAGTAGGTTATGTGGAGAGATGTTATAAGATTCGTGGTGTTTCGCTTTAGTGATGGGGACCAACGAGCAAGAGACTTCTTTTCCCCCCGAAGCTAAACTCTCAGCTAAACTCTAAACACTCCCACTGTGCCTTCTGTGGTGGGTACGGCTGACCCCAAGCATGTCAACATTCAGAGAAACATGATGTCTCTGTGGCTTCACAAGTGAGggacaacccccacccccagacagaAAAGCGACAGCATCTCAGGGTCCCTGCAGGATCCTGAGCCATGGCTGGGGCTCCCTTTGTCACCACAGATGGCaagtggggcctggggagggctCTGGGCCATGAGTGTCGGTACAGCCACTGTTCCCACCCTGCTCTTCTTCTCATCCCATCGTATTTCCTGAGGCAACCCCCACCCCTTTGCACTGAGTACAAGACAGGAAGCAGGATCAATgtctcccaccccacctcacctcccCACTGAGTGCCAGCGCCTGGGACCGATGCGCTGGGTCTGTGCACCTCTGGGTGCAGGACTAGGGGCTGGCCCCGGAGGTCATGAGGGCTGTCTGCCTCGGGCAACTGGCTGGATGGCTCGACAGGGAGGCTGTGGTGAGGGTCAAAGGGTGGGAGACTGGCTTAGCAGAGGTCCATTCAGATCACTTGGCTTGGGGACTGGTGCACAGGGGGCTTTGAGCAGCTGTCATGGTGGCTGAGTGTGGGCAAGGGAATGGCCCGGAGGCAGATAGAGGCGGGCCttggtattcttttattttaagattttatttatttgacagaaagatcacaaggaggcagaaaggcaggcagagagggggaagcagactccctgctgagcagagagcctgatgcggggctcgatcccaggaccctgggatcgtgacccgagccgaaggcagacgcttaacccactgagcccccaagTGCCCCTCGGCCTTGGTATTCTTGTCAGAAAATGGGGGATTGTGTAATACCAACTTCTCAGGCAGCTGTGTGGCATAAAGACTGATATGCAGTGttagctcagtgcctggcccAAAGGAAAACACCCCTGAACCCGACTGTGGgcccctgctgcctcccccaCTGACCAGCGTCACAAAGCCTGAGCGTGGCAAGGGGCGCTGGTGCCAGGCCTGTGTCTGACCAAGGCCGTGTTCCCCAGGACCCCTGGCGAAGGGCTGGTAGGGCATGGCCGGGGCAGCAGTCTGGGAGCCAGCTGGGCCCAGACCCCCACTTCTTTGATGATCATACACCAACATGCGGTCCCCTCTGTGGGGGCCTCGTGCTTCAGGTGGCTTTGAAGTTCTCAGACCACCATTCCAGTAAGAAAAAATCAGGATGaattaaaaagggagagaaaggaggcgCTTGCAGTTACATCACCTCCCTAAGGTTAATAATGTCTGGGACTTTGGTTTCTAGCTGGAAAACTGGAAACATCATTATTTTGCTAGGGGCTTTTTGGGGCCTTGTGTGCTGGGCCGTCCCATTTGGTGCCCAGAGCAGCTGTTCGGCCCTTTGCCCTTTCCTTTGCCCCTTTAATGCAAGGACGACTCCAAGTCACCATGGTCTCAGCACATGGTGTAAATGTCTTAATACTTAGACTCTGGCCACAGTGGCACACAAAGGCTATCCATGTCCTCGGTGTAGCTTTACCAAGGGACCCAAAGCTGGGGTACAGCAGAGATGACCCCTGCTCAGAATGAAGGCATCACCAGTACAGATAAAAGACAAGCCCCCCATGGCAAACAGAAACTTACTAATATGAAATACGCCACCACTCGCTCTTCTACCCTAACTCTGGAATAAAATTTACCATGTAGAAAACGTTTCCTTTCTGTACACCCCTTGTAGGCCCTTCTCTTCCTAGCTGTAGGATAATCTCTCAAGTGGGGTTACCGTTCATTCCCCAGAGCTGGCCTGCCTGGTTGTTCTGATCTTTGCTCCGATGGTTGTCCGCCAACCTGCGGCTTCCCTTATCCGCTGTCTCAGTTTTGCATGGCCAACTGCAGACCAGGAACAGATGATCCTCCCCATGTATCGTGTCCATAGCAACGCCTTACGCTGGGGCACCACGCGATCAGTCTGCCATCATCCCACAGGCACTGCGCCATCTCACGTCCCGACGAGGAGTGGATACAGTATGATACGGTAGTTGGTAGAGGGAGAGCCCAcgttcactaatttttttttttaatattttatttatttatttgacagagggagatcacaggagatcacaagtaggcagagaggcaggcagagagggaggaggaagcaggctccctgcccagcagagagcccgatgtggggttcgatcccaggaccccgggatcatggcctgagccgaaggcagaggcttaacgactgagccacccaggcaccccctcacgAATGTTTTATTACCATATATTGTTACGGTTTTATTATTAGGTATTGTGACTTTCTTACTGTGCCTTATTTAGACATTAAACTTTCTCATTCATATGTAAGTACAGGAAAAGACATAGTCCAACAGTGTATATAGGGTTCggtactatctgtggttttaGGCATCCACTGGGAATCTTGGGACATATCCCCCAAAGATAAGAGGGGGAAACTGTACTTAAACCAACACAccctgaggcgcctgggtggctcagtgggttaagcctctgccttcggctcgggtcatgatctcagggtcctgggatcgagccccacatcaggctttctgctcggcggtgagactgcttccccctctctctgcccacttgtgatctctgtcaaataaataaaaccttaaaaaaaaccaaaacaaaaaaccaacacacCCTGAAGAAGTCTCTGTGCACACAAACTATGGCACAGACATTCCTGGGAGTGGAAAGTATTCAGTGTCCAGACCCTGAAGGAGCCAAACTGCATTCTGAAAGGACTTCGGTCAACAGGCCAGAAAACGAGCCCGGAGCCCCAGGCGGGCAGGAAGGGGACAGCAGGTGCAAATGagaggcaggagcccagggcGGTGTGGGGCCAGCCcatccacccccaacccctgccggCTCCCAACCCCCTTTCTGCAGACTTGACGACTTTGAGCAGATAGTGGAAATTGAGGCACACTCCCCCGAGCTGTGCCTGCTGTCTGCAGCTTGCCACACCTCCCTGGAGTGCAGGGCCAGGATGGGGCGGCAGAGGGGAAAACTGTCACTTTGGCGAGGACCACCAGTTGCCTGAGCTGGCATCTGAGGCGGGCAAGGAAAGCACTGCCTGAGTTTTGGTGGCGAATAGCCCTTCCCCTTCAGACGGGAATTTGGGTAGCTGACCGTGCGGGGTccaggggctggggcggggctggaATGGCTTTGCTCCAGCTTGGTCCTGCTCTCCCTAAAACGAGGGCCTTCAACCTGGTCCATCACCTGTGGTTCACGCACTGGCATTTACCAGAAGTACACTTCTGGAGTcagaaaaataaggataataaaaaaagaataaccaccATCCAGCACCATTACAGTTTGGTGGTACTCGACGCAGGGAGAAAGCCAGGAAGGCCACAGTGGGCCAAGCCCAGAGTGTGTGCTGCAGACACCACGGTAATGATCCGGGGAAAGCGCTCTTGGGCCCTCTCCGCATGGGCCCGGGGCACCACCTCTAAAGCAGAACGGCAGCGGTGTCAGGCAGGGATGGGTGCACACGTCTGTCCCTCAGAGGGACAGCCAGTGGACAGCAGTGATATCCCCAGGGGGGACCCGCGCCGCCCTGGTGGTCTAGTTCAGGGAACTTGGGCTCCATGATCCCGCAGTCCGAACAGCAGCTGTTGTGGGCTGCAGCAGGCCTCGGAAGGAGAGGGGGCTGAGTTCACCCCCACAGGGCAGCAGGGTCTCCTGCTGTCCCAAGAGCTAGGGCCTGATGGGGTGCGGTGCTGTTGGGGGCACAGGGCCTGGTGCacgtggtgggggcagggcagggggctgaTGTGGCTTGCGGCTGCTTCAAGACCAGTAAGCATCAGAGATGGTTCTCTCCAAAGGCAGCAGCTGGGCGGGGAGGCCCCTCTTGCAGACCTTCAGACCGGGGCAGCACAAGGCAGCAGTGGGGATGTGTGTGCACCGGCCAggcttcctcttctctggggGTGGCACGGGGCAGGTGGGCTCCCACCTCAGCGGAGTGGAGAAAGGTGTGGATTCTCCGGGAGCTTCCAAGGCTGGGCGTGGCAGCTTACATGGGAAAGCATTTCCCGTTGGAGTCTGGGTCTCCACCAGCAGATGGCCCCGGGCACTGCCTCTTGGGGAGGCTGGATGAGAAATGTGGTGCAAGACCCACCTGGCCTGGTGCTCAATAAGCCGGGGTCACTTTCACCTCAGTCCCGCACAGCACAAGCTGCAGACGGGGGTCATTTCAGAGGCTCAAACCTTTCCAGGCACCATTAGGTGGGGGAAGTTTAATTTCTCATCACCAAACGCTGCCAACATTCCCTCACGGGTTCTGCTTGGCAAGTTCTCCCGCCATCGGGCCCAGCCGTAACCTTCCACCAAAGAGCCTCCAGGTGAGGGCCACCGGCCGCTCGGACTCGGCGGCTAAGGCGCAAACCCTGGGACAGCCAGGACCCGAGGCAGGTCTGACCTCACTATAATCCACCCCCACAGATTTTGGTCTTGGTACGCATGGGAGTTACCTGTGGGAAGATTAAAATCCCCCAATCCATCTAAAATCCAGAACCTATAAAACGTAGCAACCAAACCACCCAGTGGGAAAATGGGCGAAAGACAAAAAGATGTTTCTCCCAAGATCCACATGTGGCTTGTCAGTACACGAAGATGCTTGGCACCCGtggtcatcaggaaaatgcaactcaaaaccacaatgagagaacACTTCTCACCCCTTAGGATGGCGCTaacaaaaatcaaggaaaatagCACTGGCAGGGAGGTAAAGCCTCAGGCACTGTTGGTCGGAACATGAAACAGGGCAGCTACTGGGAAAACTGTTCACACAGAATTACCATTAAGAGCCCGTGGATCTAGTCCCAGGCATGTACCCCAAAGAACTGAAGGCCGCTTTTCAAGTCTTGCACGTTTGTTTATGGCAGCACTGTTTGCAAGAGCCATGATGTACGAAGGACCCAAATGCCCACCAACTGGCCGGGTGGACAAGGAGCGGTTCATCCGCGGGCCTGGGCTCCACTCAGTCGCACAGAGGAATCACACGCCAACCCAGGCTCGTGGATGAGCCTTGCAAACGATGCGCAAAGGCAGAAACCAGGCAGAAGGGCACAGGCTCTGTGATCCCATTTATACGAACTGTTTGGAGAGGTAAAGCCACCAAGACAGAAAGTAGACAGGGGGTGGCCAAGGGCTATAGGAGAGGGGGCTAAAACACAAATGCGGGCCACAAGCCACCCCACTGCTCAGATGCTCCAAGAGCCACTGTGTAACTGGAGGGCACGGGCCGGAGTCCGACAGTGAGGACAGTTCATTTCTTCACCAACCAGCAATGCGTCTTAGGACAACCCACATCCTTTCCTGCTTGTCTCCTAACCAGCAAAATAAGGCCATGTGGTTACGTATCATGGGACTGCTGTAAAGACACACAAGGGATGGGGCCACCTCTGCGCAGCACGGAAGCACATGGTCTTATCCggtccctgctctgctctgcagggcaAGCTGTCCGTGGGGCCGGGAGCAGCTCGGCTCAGCGCCTACCGTGTGGAcagggaggaagggctggggctgggaggagaggccAAGAGGGCCAGAGGTCGGCGAGAGGTCACCAGAGCACTGGCAGTGGTctgtgcctgcccctctgccaccTGTCGCTAGACACTGCACCACACCCACCAGAGCAGAGGGCAGGATTCTTTATTCAGGAACACGAGCTGTGGGGTGTCCTGGCCACAGTGGTgtctagggaaagaaaaaaaaaagcttcttcgATAGACACGATTTTAGGACAAGAGCCACGTTCTTGATTGCACCCTCCTTTCTCAGAATGTCTGCGAGCGGAACCCTGTCCGGGCTGCCCGGAGCCTGGACCAGGCATGCAGGTCCCTTGAGGGGACCTTCCAGAAGGGAAGAAAGCCCCAGAGGCCACAGCGTGGAATGCGCTCAGCCCGCCACTCAGTGCTCCGCAGCGCCAGCAGTGAGGAGCCCCAGGCGGAGGGTCACCATCCACCTGAGACGGATTCTCCAGGCGGCGGTCTGGATCCTGACTCCCCAGCACAGGCAGGCCAGGCTCCAAAAGCCACTGCTTTCCTCAAGGCCTCCAGGGCAGGGAAGGTTCTAGTGAAAATAGCTTATTCCCGAGAAGAAAGGGGCAGGTCTGAGGAAGCggccctttcttccctcccctgcctcatcTGTTCTGGGGACAGAAGGGACGGGTGTGTCCAGGCTGGTGGCAAAGGCTGCATTTCCGGGGTTTCTTGGGCATGGACCCTGAGTCTGTGGAACCGGCCCGGGCTCTTTTGCttctggcctctggcctctggcctcctcctctgcttcccgGCCAGCTCAGGGCTCGGAAAGTCCCTGTGGGAAGAGTCAGGGGAAGGCTGAGTTCAGAACAGACACACCGAGGAGGCAGAGTGTCCCCCCAGCCTTTGTGAGGCCGCGACCACCCACAGGCCAGGCTGCCTTCCCTCCTGTCACCTTCAGGGGTCCCAATGCCACTCCCTAAAGAACCCGGAGCCTTTGGGCCACAATCACTACCCTGGTAAGAAGGGTAGTGCCGTCACTTCATGCACCTCTTTTCCACCCACTTGGCAACACCCCGTGACCAACAGCCTGCTTTCCACCTTCCGTGCAAGGTCACTGAGCTCTGGATCCTTCCAGGCCTCAAACAGGCCTCTTAATTCTGACTGCCCCGTCACCCAGGACAACTGATCAGCTGGCCTGGAGGTCAGACAATGCTTCCTTCCAATGGGGGGACAAGGGAACGTTGTGCGCCTGAAGGGAGTGCAAGGCTAAACCACATCTCACACACTTCGAATGTGAGCCTGTCGTGGCAGTGACGCTGTCTCTGACCCCTTGCCAGCACCGGTAGCCAGCCCTGCGCCTTACCAAGCCTTCTGGGTTCTTCCTGTACGTTCGGAGCTAGCGGCTTGTATGTCAGAATCATAGTCTGAGACTGTCTAATgactttaaaaagacaagaaccCTGAAAAAGGCAAGCAAGTGCTCATCCTACTGAGCAAACTGTGAGGCCGTGAGGTCGAGCCCTCTGTTCAGGATCCACAGCCATGCTTTGTGCCTGGGTCTGCCACAAAGCTCCCACCAGGCCTCTCAGCTGCTCTGGCACATGAACTAAGCGTCTGCCGTGCACTGGAGCGGGCAGGAACTGTTTCCAAGGGCCTCTGGGTGCATTATCCACCTTGCTCCAATGTCTGGGGGCAATTCTCACCATATCTGGTTTGGGGGCACCAGGCCCAGGCTGTGGAACCCCGAGCAGGTTCCCAGACATTCCCAGGGCCAGGCTCCACATCTGAAGGAGTGCGGCCAATGACGAGGACCTCCTGAGCCCACGGAGGCTAGAGGAGACCAGGGCTTGTGGGGTCAGGCCGACCTCAGGCCGCGTGGCTATGAGACCCCGAGCACAGGCAGCTCGTTTCCCTGGGCCTCAGCGGCCTCATGGTGCTGAGCTGATGGTGGTGAAGACACACAGCAGGTGTCCTTGGCACACCACCGGGCACCCCGCAGGCTGCTCCAGGGGCTGCCCCAGCCTTTCCTTTGGaacctccagccccacccctgccttcctccctccctccccaacctcGGGGCTCTGCCTGGCCCAGGAGCCAAGCTCCTGCCTCACCTGGAGCCATGTTCTCGTCCACCCACTGAAAGAAGCCGCACTGCTGCTCCCTGGGCTTGGCGCACGTGTGGAACTG
Protein-coding regions in this window:
- the MIEF2 gene encoding mitochondrial dynamics protein MID49 produces the protein MAEFSQKRGKQRDEVLGGTVDFLLANARLVLGVGGAAVLGIATLAVKRLIDRATSPRDEDDAKGDSTCLEESWKELSLLKATPRQQARSPPAALSQPVALPAPSPAAPQGPTDTRPQMSPPLSSPAPLCLTFQEKLLVFERDHVTIPAAHIALAKQLAGDIALELQAYLRNKFPELPFGALVPSGPLYDGLQAGAADRVCLLVPVVLEEGLWSLVPGLDTVARDPRCWAVRRTQLEFRPRGSSPWDRFLVGGYLSSRVLLELLRKALASSVNWPAIGGLLGCLIRPSVASEELLLEVQHERLELTVTVLLAVPAAATEDPFLLAWPLEGLAGNLWLQDWYPAEAARLRALDDRDAGTRRRLLRLLCGVCRGHPALGRLDRCHLSQVVLRLGEAEADWAEAALGERFLQALEALIDSLARASLPCHFNPGVNLFGSLRAEEIDDLGFALYSGLQAPEWLF